The Acidimicrobiales bacterium genome has a window encoding:
- the dxr gene encoding 1-deoxy-D-xylulose-5-phosphate reductoisomerase, which yields MTRVLVLGCTGSIGVQALDVVAGSPDLELCGLACGERAPEMAAQAAAHGVRHTACAGGGGTVAHDPDLAGLIEAAEPDIVLNALVGAAGLGPTLAAAERGIDIALANKESLVVGGELVRAACARTGARLLPVDSEHAALFQLMEGVPRGRVVRAVLTASGGPFRGRAAADLEDVGVEDALAHPTWSMGAKITIDSATLMNKGLEVIEAHHLFALSYDQIEVVVHPQSVVHAMVRLEDGSVLTHCGPPDMRIPIAHALHHPAPPPRRPAMDLVGVRMDFDAPDEQAFPCLALAREAGRAGGTAPAVLNAANEVAVAAFLDRRVGFMEIPRTVADALERVPAGAADERAAVMEADARARAAAARRIEGVAACSV from the coding sequence GTGACCCGCGTCCTCGTCCTCGGCTGCACCGGCTCCATCGGCGTCCAGGCCCTGGACGTGGTCGCCGGCTCGCCGGATCTCGAACTGTGCGGCCTGGCCTGCGGCGAGCGCGCCCCGGAGATGGCCGCCCAGGCGGCGGCCCACGGGGTGCGCCACACCGCCTGCGCCGGCGGCGGGGGCACCGTGGCACACGACCCCGATCTGGCGGGCCTGATCGAGGCGGCCGAACCCGACATCGTGCTGAACGCCCTCGTGGGCGCGGCCGGCCTGGGTCCCACGCTGGCGGCGGCCGAGCGCGGGATCGACATCGCGCTCGCCAACAAGGAGAGCCTGGTGGTGGGCGGCGAGTTGGTGCGTGCCGCATGCGCGCGCACCGGCGCCCGGCTGCTGCCGGTGGACTCCGAGCACGCCGCCCTGTTCCAGTTGATGGAGGGCGTCCCCCGCGGGCGCGTGGTGCGCGCCGTGCTTACCGCCTCCGGTGGTCCCTTCCGTGGCCGGGCCGCTGCGGACCTGGAGGACGTGGGCGTGGAGGACGCGCTGGCACACCCCACCTGGTCCATGGGCGCGAAGATCACGATCGATTCGGCCACGCTCATGAACAAGGGCCTCGAGGTGATCGAGGCCCATCACCTGTTCGCCCTCTCGTATGACCAGATCGAGGTCGTGGTGCATCCCCAGTCGGTCGTCCACGCCATGGTGCGCCTGGAGGACGGCAGCGTGCTCACCCACTGCGGCCCGCCCGACATGCGCATCCCCATCGCCCACGCCCTGCACCATCCGGCGCCGCCCCCGCGGCGTCCCGCCATGGACCTGGTGGGGGTGCGGATGGACTTCGACGCCCCCGACGAGCAGGCGTTCCCGTGTCTGGCGCTGGCCCGCGAGGCCGGCCGGGCCGGGGGCACGGCGCCGGCGGTGCTGAATGCCGCCAACGAGGTCGCCGTGGCCGCCTTCCTGGACAGGAGGGTCGGCTTCATGGAGATCCCGCGCACGGTCGCCGACGCCCTGGAGCGGGTCCCCGCCGGCGCGGCCGATGAGCGCGCCGCGGTGATGGAGGCCGACGCGAGGGCGCGCGCGGCGGCGGCGCGGCGGATCGAGGGGGTGGCGGCGTGCTCGGTGTGA
- a CDS encoding RIP metalloprotease encodes MLGVNILLFIGILMVLVLVHEAGHMVVAKWCGMRVERFSIFFGKPIASFTRGETEYAIGWIPAGGYVKITGMTAAEEIPPEVADRAYCNAPVWRRIATIVAGPAVNIVLAILMFAAIFWIGVPTAQLSNRVGSVTPDSAALAAGLQPGDTLLAVNGVAAGEDPEAVRTELRSGEPGDVVTLSIRRDGRTLEAPATLDVLRDPQGQVQTDPETGDPIPGLGFTFAVIDGPTVRYGPIEGLEEGWAWSWFVIQANVEVIGDLFTSQEAREQINSVVGVGAVFNEVSDDGWVILMRFIAVVSLALGVFNLLPVLPLDGGHIVFALVEKLKGSPLSATAYERSAMVGFVLIMLVFVFALQNDIGRIMGEGFQIEQQP; translated from the coding sequence GTGCTCGGTGTGAACATCCTCCTGTTCATCGGCATCCTGATGGTGCTCGTGCTGGTGCACGAGGCCGGTCACATGGTGGTGGCCAAGTGGTGCGGGATGCGCGTGGAGCGCTTCTCGATCTTCTTCGGCAAGCCCATCGCCTCGTTCACGCGCGGCGAGACCGAGTACGCCATCGGCTGGATCCCCGCCGGCGGCTACGTGAAGATCACCGGGATGACCGCCGCGGAGGAGATCCCTCCTGAGGTGGCCGACCGCGCCTACTGCAACGCGCCGGTGTGGCGCCGCATCGCGACCATCGTCGCCGGGCCGGCGGTCAACATCGTGCTGGCGATCCTGATGTTCGCCGCGATCTTCTGGATCGGCGTACCCACGGCGCAACTCAGCAACCGCGTGGGGAGCGTCACGCCCGACTCGGCGGCCCTCGCCGCGGGGCTGCAGCCCGGGGACACGCTGCTGGCGGTCAACGGCGTGGCGGCCGGCGAGGACCCCGAGGCGGTCCGCACCGAGTTGCGCTCCGGCGAGCCCGGTGACGTGGTGACGCTCAGCATCCGGCGCGACGGCCGCACGCTGGAGGCGCCGGCCACCCTGGACGTGCTGCGCGATCCGCAGGGGCAGGTGCAGACCGACCCCGAGACCGGCGACCCGATCCCCGGCCTGGGGTTCACGTTCGCGGTCATCGACGGGCCCACGGTCCGCTATGGGCCCATCGAGGGGCTGGAGGAGGGCTGGGCCTGGTCGTGGTTCGTGATCCAGGCCAACGTGGAGGTGATCGGGGACCTCTTCACCAGCCAGGAGGCCCGCGAGCAGATCAACAGCGTGGTGGGCGTCGGCGCGGTCTTCAACGAGGTCTCGGACGACGGCTGGGTGATCCTGATGCGCTTCATCGCCGTCGTGAGCCTGGCGCTGGGGGTGTTCAACCTGCTCCCGGTGCTGCCGCTGGACGGCGGTCACATCGTGTTCGCGCTGGTGGAGAAGCTCAAGGGCTCGCCGCTCTCGGCGACGGCCTACGAGCGCTCGGCGATGGTGGGCTTCGTGCTCATCATGCTGGTGTTCGTGTTCGCCCTCCAGAACGACATCGGCCGCATCATGGGGGAGGGTTTCCAGATCGAGCAGCAGCCGTAG
- a CDS encoding proline--tRNA ligase produces MSTSESTPPAGWSMPAAPRGDSWRMSGRVLPTLRDAPTDAEAASHILMIRAGLVRQLAAGLYTILPVGLRVIRRIEAILREEMDRIGAQEVLMPVLHPAEVWQQTGRWPLAEQFRLKDRAGRDFVLGMTHEEIVTWHAAREIRSYRDLPQTWYQLQTKMRDEPRAKGGLLRVREFTMKDGYSFDADRAGLDASYQAHAEAYARIFTRCGIAWYQVESDTGMMGGSEAHEYMAPSPAGEDVVALAEDGSYAANVELAVSVAREPDFGETPEAPEPFPTPGVGTIAELSQLTGLEPARLCKSVVVVPEEGRPVLALVRGEHAVHEKKLARVIGPHRAAHPEEIVQWFGAQAGSLGPVGLPEGSPIRIVADPTIGTGHYVTGANRDGEHLRGVVMGRDFDAESADIREVLEGEGAPVTGSPLRLEPVIEIGNIFKLGTRYSDALDATYLDVEGREQTMVMGCYGIGPARIAAAAIEQFHDEAGIAWPRAIAPFDVHLVLIGKAGEPHAEYAERLYEDLSDLGLSVLFDDRPGTKPGEKFVEAELLGVPLRVTVGKRTLPDGPLEVQVRRGRERTDVPLDGAAAALRDIWSSLR; encoded by the coding sequence GTGAGCACCTCAGAGAGCACCCCACCCGCCGGCTGGTCCATGCCCGCCGCCCCGCGCGGCGACTCGTGGCGCATGTCCGGTCGCGTCCTGCCGACCCTGCGCGACGCGCCCACCGACGCCGAGGCCGCCAGTCACATCCTGATGATCCGCGCCGGCCTCGTGCGCCAGCTGGCGGCCGGCCTCTACACCATCCTGCCGGTCGGGCTGCGGGTCATCCGCCGCATCGAGGCGATCCTGCGTGAGGAGATGGACCGCATCGGGGCCCAGGAGGTGCTGATGCCGGTCCTGCACCCGGCCGAGGTCTGGCAGCAGACCGGGCGCTGGCCGCTGGCCGAGCAGTTCCGGCTGAAGGACCGTGCCGGCCGCGACTTCGTGCTCGGCATGACCCACGAGGAGATCGTCACCTGGCACGCCGCGCGCGAGATCCGCTCGTACCGCGACCTTCCCCAGACCTGGTACCAGCTGCAGACCAAGATGCGCGACGAGCCGCGCGCCAAGGGCGGCCTGCTGCGCGTGCGCGAGTTCACCATGAAGGACGGCTACTCGTTCGACGCCGACCGGGCGGGGTTGGACGCCTCCTACCAGGCGCACGCCGAGGCGTACGCACGCATCTTCACCCGCTGCGGGATCGCCTGGTACCAGGTGGAGAGCGACACCGGGATGATGGGCGGCAGCGAGGCGCACGAGTACATGGCCCCCAGCCCCGCCGGCGAGGACGTGGTGGCCCTGGCCGAGGACGGGTCGTATGCGGCCAACGTGGAGCTGGCGGTCTCGGTGGCCCGCGAGCCCGACTTCGGCGAGACCCCCGAGGCCCCCGAGCCGTTCCCCACCCCGGGGGTCGGCACCATCGCCGAGCTGTCGCAGCTCACCGGGCTGGAGCCCGCGCGCCTGTGCAAGAGCGTCGTCGTGGTGCCCGAGGAGGGCCGGCCGGTGCTGGCGCTGGTGCGCGGCGAGCACGCGGTGCACGAGAAGAAGCTGGCGCGCGTGATCGGCCCCCACCGGGCCGCCCACCCCGAGGAGATCGTGCAGTGGTTCGGCGCGCAGGCCGGTTCGCTGGGTCCGGTGGGGCTGCCCGAGGGCTCGCCGATCCGCATCGTCGCCGACCCGACCATCGGGACCGGCCACTACGTGACCGGCGCCAACCGCGACGGCGAGCACCTCCGCGGGGTCGTGATGGGACGCGACTTCGACGCCGAGAGCGCCGACATCCGCGAGGTGCTCGAGGGGGAGGGCGCGCCGGTCACCGGCTCGCCGCTGCGCCTGGAGCCGGTGATCGAGATCGGCAACATCTTCAAGCTGGGGACCAGGTACAGCGACGCCCTCGACGCCACCTATCTGGACGTGGAGGGGCGCGAGCAGACGATGGTGATGGGCTGCTACGGCATCGGGCCGGCGCGCATCGCCGCCGCCGCCATCGAGCAGTTCCACGACGAGGCCGGCATCGCCTGGCCGCGCGCCATCGCCCCCTTCGACGTGCATCTGGTGCTCATCGGCAAGGCGGGCGAGCCCCACGCCGAGTACGCCGAGCGGCTCTACGAGGACCTGTCGGACCTCGGGTTGTCGGTGCTGTTCGACGACCGCCCGGGCACCAAGCCCGGCGAGAAGTTCGTGGAGGCCGAGTTGCTGGGCGTGCCGCTGCGGGTGACCGTGGGCAAGCGCACGTTGCCCGACGGGCCACTGGAGGTGCAGGTGCGCCGCGGGCGCGAGCGCACGGACGTCCCGCTCGACGGGGCCGCCGCCGCGCTGCGCGACATCTGGTCGTCGCTGCGCTAG
- the ispG gene encoding flavodoxin-dependent (E)-4-hydroxy-3-methylbut-2-enyl-diphosphate synthase, whose product MSTLASRRISRAVPVGAVTVGGGAPVVVQSMTNTDTADAPGTAAQVAELARAGSEIVRITVNNRAAAARVAEIAERVRDEHGLEVPLVGDFHYNGHTLLREFPDCADALAKYRINPGNVGRGARHDANFATMIAVAVEHDRPVRIGVNGGSLDPELMDRLMDENGRRAEPLGADEVMREAMIQSALTSAEAAEELGLPGDRIILSCKTSRLQDMVAVYSALAERCEYPLHLGLTEAGMGSKGIVATTAALGILLQAGVGDTIRASLTPEPGGDRAIEVRVCRELLQALGLRAFRPDVTACPGCGRTTSTVFQELAQAIEAHLERRMAHWRTERPAVAGLKVAVMGCIVNGPGESRAADIGISLPGTGEQPRAPVYVDGEKVRTLEGPTLADDFIAMVEEYVESRYPRVASPV is encoded by the coding sequence ATGAGCACGCTCGCATCACGCCGGATCAGCCGTGCCGTCCCCGTCGGCGCCGTCACCGTGGGCGGCGGCGCCCCGGTGGTGGTGCAGTCGATGACCAACACCGACACCGCCGATGCCCCGGGCACGGCGGCGCAGGTGGCCGAGCTGGCGCGCGCCGGCTCGGAGATCGTCCGCATCACCGTGAACAACCGGGCCGCCGCCGCGCGCGTGGCCGAGATCGCGGAGCGGGTGCGCGACGAGCACGGCCTGGAGGTGCCCCTGGTGGGCGACTTCCACTACAACGGCCACACGCTCCTGCGCGAGTTCCCCGACTGCGCCGACGCGCTCGCCAAGTACCGCATCAACCCGGGCAACGTGGGCCGCGGCGCGCGCCACGACGCCAACTTCGCCACCATGATCGCCGTGGCGGTGGAGCACGACCGGCCGGTGCGGATCGGCGTCAACGGCGGGTCGCTGGACCCCGAGCTCATGGACCGCCTGATGGACGAGAACGGCCGGCGCGCGGAGCCCCTCGGTGCGGACGAGGTGATGCGCGAGGCCATGATCCAGAGCGCCCTCACCTCGGCCGAGGCGGCCGAGGAACTGGGGCTTCCCGGGGACCGGATCATCCTTTCGTGCAAGACCAGCCGCCTGCAGGACATGGTGGCCGTCTATTCGGCGCTGGCCGAGCGCTGCGAGTACCCCCTGCACCTGGGGCTCACCGAGGCGGGGATGGGATCGAAGGGGATCGTCGCCACCACCGCGGCGCTCGGGATCCTGCTGCAGGCCGGGGTGGGGGACACCATCCGGGCCAGCCTCACCCCCGAGCCCGGTGGCGACCGGGCGATCGAGGTCCGGGTCTGCCGCGAGCTGCTCCAGGCGCTGGGCCTGCGCGCCTTCCGCCCCGACGTCACGGCCTGCCCGGGCTGTGGGCGCACCACCAGCACGGTGTTCCAGGAACTCGCGCAGGCCATCGAGGCCCATCTGGAGCGGCGGATGGCCCACTGGCGCACCGAGCGCCCGGCCGTGGCCGGCCTGAAGGTGGCCGTGATGGGCTGCATCGTCAACGGCCCGGGCGAGAGCCGTGCCGCGGACATCGGGATCAGCCTGCCCGGCACAGGCGAGCAGCCCCGGGCCCCCGTGTACGTGGACGGCGAGAAGGTGCGCACGCTGGAGGGCCCGACCCTGGCCGACGACTTCATCGCCATGGTCGAGGAGTACGTCGAGAGTCGCTACCCGCGGGTGGCCTCCCCGGTCTGA